AATGGTCATGTGAGTGTGAAGAGAAAATGTAATTATCACCTAATTAATCATTTTTAAAGTAGTTATCACGTAGCTTTCTTTTATTTGAAATCATATCAACGTCTCTTGTGCTCTTTACGCAGATGGTTTAACCATTGCAGACCCATAAGCATAGATGACACACAATAAATAAACTTGACAAGTCTTAACTTACGTttaaaacacaaatttaaaataaataacaacATAGTCTAATGCTAATGAGGTGGTGGTGAAGACGTGGAGTTGTAAGGGAGAAACTTGGTGTTCTAAGGGACCCATGTTTGATTCCTGCCCTCCCCATTATTTTCtacggcacctggtgatgatgggagactatgCGACTAGTTCGATCATTGAACTGAGCgagttttacctcaccgcactgtcgtgcatTCAGGTGAGTGTTCATGGGCTTCGGCCTTAGGTGAGGGTTTTTCCTGGTTCGAAGGCGAACGTATCCCGATGTAGTGAATTTCGCCACTAATCCATTTAAAGAATTCGTTGGGCGTTAAAAAAACTATCATAGTATAATATaatttcagaaagttagttaagAGTCCTGTTCCTTCACATTCAAATTCATAAAGAATTTTCTTGGTACTTgaacttaaaaaaaaacaacactTCAAATGAGGGCACAATTTAGACCCTTTCAAGTTTCAACGTTCGAAACtcaataaaataaagaaaataaaaacatttgaaaaaaataaataaataaaaaatgttgAATTTTGACTTAGCCCCTTTGGTCAAAATTACAAAGGGTGTTTAATCTTTTAACTGCTATcaaaattgaaaacaaaacatcACACAAAAATTGCCGGCTGAAACACTCAGCAGCAATCATATACTTACTTACCCCCAACTTgattcaattatatatatatacataaacacacacatatatatatatattatttgggATTTCAGATCTTAAAGTTCATTTGAGCGACCTTTTGTCATTCAAGATTCAGATAAAATATCCGGTATGTTTCAATTTGAAGTGGGCTTTGAATTATCCCCAATTTTTGGGGAGCTTAGATTTTGATTTATGTTGATTAGATTGTGTGTTGAATGGTTTAAATGGTCAATGGGTGTGCAAATTTAGTGTAAAGATTGGATCTTTTTTGTGGGTTTGTGGTCAATGCTTCAAAGTAGGTGTTGCATTTGATTATTATGTATATACATCATATATTCATACATGTGAATATGTGTGTGTAAACATGTGTCTGTTGCGTGTGTAATTAGGGATTTGAAAGGCATGAATGTGTTTGGTGTGTTGGGAGTTGGATTTGGTTCGTTGACTTAAAAGGGTAGGTAGTTTGACTTTTATCTTTTTGTTATTGGATTGCTGGTTTTGTAAGGTTCATGTTGCTTGAAGAAGTATCTTTTGATATGTGAAAATAAAATGGTGTATGCCCAATTGAAATCGAATGATATTGCACCCGACACTAGGCGCAATTCGTAGCTTACGGGTCAAGAAAGGTGCCCGATTTGTTTTTGATCTTTAGGATCAGACAGTATCCCATCTGAACCTTCTTTTGCCAAATCAAGATTTAACATTTAAGATTCAGAATCAATATTTAAGATTCAAGAGATGGATATTTCGAACGTTGAAGCTACTTTTATTAAAATTTCTTATAGATCTGTTGGATTTTCTTTAAGTGCAGTTGATCAATCTGGTAATATCTAATCTGAGATTTaataatggtttttttttttttttttttttttttcgtgttTTTAGGTTTGGATAATTCTTGATCTTGAAGTCACTTGGCAGGGTGTTTGTTTATAGTTTTGACCTCGGTGCTCATTGTTAGAAAGGGATTACTAAACTTGCGGATATAATCGTGTAACACATGGTATTTAAATGAAACTATCAAAAGAGTGGCGTATAGGCATGAAggacatgcaacaaatattgcCTCCGCCCCGCAACCGTGGTCAACTAAAAAAACCAACGTGGATAATCGTCTTGCTTTTGTTGGTTTGCGTGTTTTTAGTTCTGTCTTATATCCATCCACCTCAAACATCTGGCTCGTGCTATATCTTCTCGGCCTCTAGTTGCGAAACGTTTTCCAGTTGGCTTCCACCTTCCTTTAGAGTATTAAGCGATGACGAAATTGCATCTAGCGTGGTCATTAACAACATTTTGAACACACCTCCGATAGACTCCAAAAATCCCAAGATTGCTTTCATGTTTTTGAGCGTTGGATCGTTACCTTTCGAGAAGCTGTGGGGCAAATTTTTTCAGGTATGCAATATCCGCTTGTTCTAAAGACAATGTATCGGTTTTAATGGCTGAATTACGTCCATCTTTCTTCCTCTAAAAGCTATTTTTGAGACAATATAATGTATCGATTAGGTGATTATTCATAGATGTTATGTTATTGACACCGTTTTTTGTGTATAGGGTCACGAAGGTCGATTTTCGATCTATATTCATGCATCCCGGGACAAACCAGTCCACACTAGCCCTTACTTTGTCAACAGGGAAATTCGTAGTGACAAGGTTCGTTTGTTTATATTACAACGGTTTggttatatataaataatattattttgaCCCTTAAATAGTCGGATAATATAGAATCTGTTTATCCAAACATCAAAAAAGTAGTTATCTCGGATTTAAGTTGCAGTGACTAGTTAGTCGGTTTTTAATCGCGAATCCAACTATTAGTTAATAATTTTAGAACcacacttgttttttttttttttttttttttttttttaaccatgATCATAATTGTATTGATGTATGAACTTGAGATCTTATATCATAATATAAATCTATTGGCCAGGTAGAGTGGGGGACGGTTTCTATGGTTGATGCAGAAAAACGACTTTTGGCAAATGCGCTCAAGGACCCTGATAATCAACATTTCGTATTACTTTCCGACAGGTCatcctctctctctttctctctatatatatatatatatacacacacacacacacacatacatatattcTCTTGTGTTTCTTAATGTTTAATTTGCTAttaaagtttatgttttttttggtATTTTAGCTGTGTACCATTGCGTGATTTTGATTACGTGTACGACTATCTTATGAACACAAATATCAGCTTCATTGACAGGTATGCACAAATCTTTTCTATCAAACATGTTTTTTTACTTTAATTACAACGGTTATAAACCTTGGAATAATCAAGTAATAATAAATTTGGCCTCTGTGTTCGTTCAAGAACCATTGCTTTTTATTGACATTATTTCGTGTTCTTTCTAGCTTCACGGATCCTGGCCCACATGGAAGTGGCAGGTACTCTCAACACATGTTACCTGAAGTCGAGAAAAAATTCTTCAGGAAGGGTGCTCAGGTATAATTTATTATAAAGTTTTAAAGATGTTTGTAGATCCATAATTCATATACAAG
The Helianthus annuus cultivar XRQ/B chromosome 6, HanXRQr2.0-SUNRISE, whole genome shotgun sequence genome window above contains:
- the LOC110908781 gene encoding glycosyltransferase BC10 is translated as MKLSKEWRIGMKDMQQILPPPRNRGQLKKPTWIIVLLLLVCVFLVLSYIHPPQTSGSCYIFSASSCETFSSWLPPSFRVLSDDEIASSVVINNILNTPPIDSKNPKIAFMFLSVGSLPFEKLWGKFFQGHEGRFSIYIHASRDKPVHTSPYFVNREIRSDKVEWGTVSMVDAEKRLLANALKDPDNQHFVLLSDSCVPLRDFDYVYDYLMNTNISFIDSFTDPGPHGSGRYSQHMLPEVEKKFFRKGAQWFTMKRQHAVVVLADNLYYTKFRDYCKPGMDGSINCYADEHYLPTFFHMHDPNGIANWSVTHVDWSERKWHPKSYEKKDVSEQLLKNITSITESVHVTSEERRETMIMPCMWNGMNRPCYLFARKFLPETQDSMIELFSNYTTKQ